In Centropristis striata isolate RG_2023a ecotype Rhode Island chromosome 1, C.striata_1.0, whole genome shotgun sequence, one DNA window encodes the following:
- the LOC131977618 gene encoding arachidonate 12-lipoxygenase, 12R-type-like has product MVNYKATVHTADLDNAGTSNAVFIKLVGTDGESKSRILRTFSGASSFKRGAVSSFTVSCPASIGKLVLIELEKKHSLFSPKKSWFPAKVEVKSPEGETYNFPIYHWISDSEVHRFREGTALRVFEDSHHHGLYSREQELCQRKRDYHWHVYAEGIPQCLKALDIWHLPSEVKFSLRKDLEVVYTLQSGLLQLKLEGLANSKENWSDIDDINKVFCSRKTEIYDYVRRHWKEDSFFGYQYLNGINPILIRRCSALPDNFPVTDNMVFLGGQFSLADEMKKGNMFLCDYKRLDGLEVNNIDGKRQYLMAPLVLLHKTPDDKLMPIAIQLKQTPADDNPIFFPTDSEYDWLLAKIFVRSADFNEHELNVHLLRTHLLAEVFAVSLLRNLPMVHPLYKLLIPHTSGTLVINNLARALLISENGFFKKYTATGGEGVTTLLQRSLSSMTYSSLCIPEDIAERGLEDVPNFYYRDDGLKLWDIIHRFVQGVLSFYYKSDVEVQKDSELQKWIAEIFEHGFLSQNSTGIPQSFTTVAEMVKFVTMVIFTSSAQHSAVNTGQYDYSGWMPNSPVSLQHPPPTTKGTTSKATMLQTLPNKGATANGMAVLWLLSQQYSDFVPLGHYTQDHFCEKVPCKLIKAFQTELEVISAVIEARNKSLEIPYTYLDPADVDNSVAI; this is encoded by the exons ATGGTGAATTACAAAGCAACAGTGCACACTGCTGACCTTGACAACGCCGGCACTTCAAACGCTGTCTTCATTAAGCTGGTCGGCACAGATGGGGAGAGTAAAAGCAGGATACTCAGAACATTTAGTGGGGCTTCATCGTTCAAAAGAGGAGCG GTGTCTAGTTTCACCGTGTCCTGCCCTGCCTCCATTGGAAAGCTGGTCCTGATAGAGCTGGAGAAAAAACATTCCCTTTTCTCCCCCAAAAAATCTTGGTTCCCTGCCAAGGTGGAAGTGAAATCCCCTGAGGGAGAAACCTACAACTTTCCCATCTACCACTGGATCTCTGACAGCGAGGTGCACCGCTTCAGAGAGGGAACAG CTTTGAGAGTCTTTGAAGACAGCCATCATCATGGCCTGTACAGTCGGGAGCAGGAGCTGTGCCAGCGAAAGAGAGACTATCA CTGGCATGTGTATGCTGAGGGGATACCCCAATGCCTGAAGGCATTGGACATTTGGCATCTGCCTTCTGAGGTCAAATTCTCATTGCGCAAGGACTTGGAGGTTGTTTACACTCTACAGTCAGG GCTACTTCAACTGAAACTGGAGGGACTGGCTAATTCCAAGGAGAACTGGTCTGATATTGATGATATCAATAAGGTGTTCTGCTCCAGGAAGACTGAAATATATG ACTATGTCCGGCGTCATTGGAAAGAGGACAGTTTTTTTGGCTACCAGTACTtgaatggtatcaaccccaTATTGATCCGACGCTGTTCAGCTCTGCCAGATAACTTCCCTGTCACTGACAACATGGTCTTCCTCGGTGGACAGTTTAGCTTGGCAGATGAAATGAAG AAAGGCAACATGTTCCTGTGTGACTACAAGCGTTTGGATGGACTAGAAGTAAACAACATCGATGGGAAGAGGCAGTACTTGATGGCTCCTCTTGTCCTGCTCCACAAAACACCTGATGATAAGCTGATGCCAATTGCTATTCAG ctgaagCAGACTCCAGCAGATGACAATCCCATCTTCTTCCCTACTGATTCTGAGTACGACTGGCTGCTGGCCAAGATTTTTGTGAGAAGTGCAGATTTCAACGAGCATGAGCTCAACGTTCACCTGCTGCGCACTCATCTGCTGGCTGAGGTGTTTGCAGTGTCGCTGCTGCGCAACCTGCCCATGGTGCACCCACTGTACAAG CTCCTCATACCTCACACTAGTGGCACTCTAGTGATCAACAACCTGGCTCGAGCTCTGCTAATATCTGAGAATGGATTTTTCAAAAAG TATACAGCTACTGGTGGAGAGGGGGTGACCACACTCCTGCAGAGATCTCTGTCCTCAATGACCTACAGCTCTCTCTGCATACCAGAAGACATTGCTGAGCGTGGGCTGGAGGATGTGCCGAACTTCTACTACAGAGATGATGGACTCAAGCTTTGGGACATCATCCACAG GTTTGTGCAGGGAGTGCTCAGCTTCTACTACAAGAGTGACGTCGAGGTCCAGAAAGACTCTGAACTGCAGAAGTGGATTGCGGAAATTTTTGAACATGGATTCCTTTCCCAAAATAGCACAG GAATTCCTCAGAGTTTTACCACTGTGGCTGAGATGGTCAAGTTTGTCACCATGGTGATCTTCACTAGCTCAGCACAGCACTCAGCTGTGAACACTGGACAG TACGACTACAGTGGCTGGATGCCCAACAGTCCCGTCTCCCTGCAGCATCCTCCACCAACCACAAAGGGGACAACAAGTAAGGCCACAATGCTGCAGACATTGCCTAACAAGGGCGCAACAGCTAACGGAATGGCCGTCTTATGGCTACTCAGCCAGCAGTACTCTGACTTC GTCCCTCTTGGCCATTACACACAGGACCATTTCTGTGAGAAGGTTCCCTGCAAGCTGATAAAGGCTTTTCAAACAGAGCTTGAAGTGATAAGTGCAGTAATCGAAGCCAGAAACAAAAGTCTGGAGATCCCATACACATACCTGGATCCAGCAGATGTTGATAACAGTGTGGCCATTTGA
- the LOC131977607 gene encoding polyunsaturated fatty acid lipoxygenase ALOX15B-like, whose amino-acid sequence MDNLPSVTYEATVFIGDLDDGSLISIFIKLVGTDGESARTLVRFRPLPLPLCVVFGWKWGQHRQGEFKVSCHSSIGKLFLIELQKKIERPWSPDSWFHAKIEVKSPEGDTYNFPIYNWISGSEVHRFREGTALRVFEESHHLGLYSREQELCQRERDYRWRVYAEGIPHCLEAEDLDKLPSEVKFSKIKNIELFFSRESGLRMLNLMGLTNSKENWSDTILVFTRQTDISAYVQRHWKEDSFFGYQYLNGINPILIRRCSALPDNFPVTDNMVFPGGQCSLADEMKKGNMFLCDYKRLDGLEVNNVDGKRQYLMAPLVLLHKTPDDKLMPIAIQLKQTPADDNPIFFPTDSEYDWLLAKIFVRSADFNEHELNVHLLRTHLLAEVFAVSLLRNLPMVHPLYKLLIPHTSGTAVINNLARALLISENGFFKKYTATGGEGVTTLLKRSLSSMTYSSLCIPEDIAERGLEDVPNFYYRDDGLKLWDIIHRFVQRVLGFYYKSDDEVLKDSELQKWIADIYEHGFLSQASTGIPQSFTTVAEMVKFVTMVIFTGSAQHSAVNGGQFDYSGWMPNSPVSLQHPPPTTKGTTSKATMLQTLPNKGATANGMAVLWLLSQQYSDFVPLGHYPMRHFSEEVPRKLIKVFQAELEVLSAVIKARNKSLEIPYTYLTQAEVDNSVAI is encoded by the exons ATGGATAACTTACCAAG TGTGACTTATGAAGCAACAGTATTCATTGGTGATCTCGATGATGGCTCTTTAATCAGTATCTTCATTAAGCTGGTGGGCACAGATGGGGAGAGTGCACGCACATTGGTCAGGTTTAGGCCTTTACCTTTACCACTCTGTGTGGTATTTGGTTGGAAGTGGGGACAGCACCGC CAGGGTGAATTTAAGGTGTCCTGCCATTCCTCCATTGGAAAACTGTTCCTGATAGagctacagaaaaaaatagaacgCCCATGGTCACCAGACTCTTGGTTCCATGCCAAGATAGAAGTGAAATCCCCTGAGGGAGACACCTACAACTTTCCCATCTATAACTGGATCTCTGGCAGCGAGGTGCACCGCTTCAGAGAGGGAACAG ctcTGAGAGTCTTTGAAGAGAGCCATCATCTTGGCCTGTACAGTCGGGAGCAGGAGCTGTGCCAGCGAGAGAGAGACTATCG CTGGCGTGTGTATGCAGAGGGGATACCCCACTGCCTGGAGGCAGAGGACCTTGATAAGCTGCCTTCTGAGGTCAAATTCTCCAAAATCAAGAACatagagttattcttcagtcgAGAGTCAGG GCTACGTATGCTGAATTTGATGGGACTGACTAATTCTAAGGAGAACTGGTCTGATACAATTCTGGTGTTCACCAGACAGACTGACATATCAG CCTATGTCCAGCGTCATTGGAAAGAGGACAGTTTTTTTGGCTACCAGTACTtgaatggtatcaaccccaTATTGATCCGACGCTGTTCAGCTCTGCCAGATAACTTCCCTGTCACTGACAACATGGTCTTCCCCGGTGGACAGTGTAGCTTGGCAGATGAAATGAAG AAAGGCAACATGTTCCTGTGTGACTACAAGCGTTTGGATGGACTAGAAGTAAACAACGTCGATGGGAAGAGGCAGTACTTGATGGCTCCTCTTGTCCTGCTCCACAAAACACCTGATGATAAGCTGATGCCAATTGCTATTCAG ctgaagCAGACTCCAGCAGATGACAATCCCATCTTCTTCCCCACTGATTCTGAGTACGACTGGCTGCTGGCCAAGATTTTTGTGAGAAGTGCAGATTTCAACGAGCATGAGCTCAACGTTCACCTGCTGCGCACTCATCTGCTGGCTGAGGTGTTTGCAGTATCGCTGCTGCGCAACCTGCCCATGGTGCACCCACTGTACAAG CTCCTCATACCTCACACTAGCGGCACTGCAGTGATCAACAACCTGGCTCGAGCTCTGCTAATATCTGAGAATGGATTTTTCAAAAAG TATACAGCTACTGGTGGAGAGGGGGTGACCACACTCCTGAAGAGGTCTCTGTCCTCAATGACCTACAGCTCTCTCTGCATACCAGAAGACATTGCTGAGCGTGGGCTGGAGGATGTGCCGAACTTCTACTACAGAGATGATGGACTCAAGCTTTGGGACATCATCCACAG GTTTGTGCAGAGAGTGCTCGGCTTCTATTACAAGAGTGACGACGAGGTCCTGAAAGACTCTGAACTGCAGAAGTGGATTGCTGATATCTATGAACATGGTTTCCTTTCCCAAGCAAGCACAG GAATTCCTCAGAGTTTTACCACTGTGGCTGAGATGGTCAAGTTTGTCACCATGGTGATCTTCACTGGCTCAGCACAGCACTCAGCTGTGAACGGTGGACAG TTCGACTACAGTGGCTGGATGCCCAACAGTCCCGTCTCCCTGCAGCATCCTCCACCAACCACAAAGGGGACAACAAGTAAGGCCACAATGCTGCAGACATTGCCTAACAAGGGCGCAACAGCTAACGGAATGGCCGTCTTGTGGCTACTCAGCCAGCAGTACTCTGACTTC GTCCCTCTTGGCCATTACCCAATGAGACATTTCAGTGAGGAGGTTCCCCGCAAGCTGATCAAGGTTTTTCAAGCAGAGCTTGAAGTGTTAAGTGCAGTCATCAAAGCCAGAAACAAAAGTCTGGAGATCCCATACACATACCTGACTCAAGCAGAGGTTGATAACAGTGTGGCCATTTGA